A genomic region of Phenylobacterium parvum contains the following coding sequences:
- a CDS encoding VOC family protein: protein MSRPRFHLAFPVRDLEEARAFYGGLLGCAEGRSSPEWVDFDFHGHQIVAHLAPAPETVATNPVDGENVPVRHFGVILDLPAWRDLAGRLEAAGVDFIIPPQIRFQGQPGEQATLFFLDPSGNALEFKAFADDAMVFAR from the coding sequence ATGTCCAGACCGCGCTTCCACCTCGCCTTTCCCGTCCGCGACCTCGAAGAGGCCCGCGCCTTCTATGGCGGCCTGCTGGGCTGCGCCGAGGGCCGGTCGAGCCCGGAGTGGGTGGACTTCGACTTCCACGGCCACCAGATCGTCGCCCACCTGGCGCCGGCGCCGGAGACCGTGGCGACCAATCCCGTGGATGGCGAGAACGTGCCCGTGCGTCATTTCGGCGTGATCCTGGACCTGCCCGCCTGGCGCGACCTGGCCGGGCGGCTGGAGGCGGCCGGCGTCGACTTCATCATCCCGCCGCAGATCCGCTTCCAGGGCCAGCCGGGGGAGCAGGCGACCCTGTTCTTCCTGGACCCCTCGGGCAACGCCCTGGAGTTCAAGGCCTTCGCCGACGACGCCATGGTGTTCGCCCGGTGA
- a CDS encoding adenylosuccinate synthase: MGNVTVIGGQWGDEGKGKVIDWLADRADVVVRFQGGNNAGHTIVVGDRTYKLSLLPSGVVQGKLSIIGNGVVVDPWSLMDEIGRARAQGLTITPDVLVVADNATVILPLHRDLDQAREARAGAGRIGTTGRGIGPAYEDKVGRRAIRFADLADREALETKIERLLAHHGALRAGLGLTPVTPADILAQLAEITPQVAPFVKPAWRILGDQIRAGRRVLFEGAQATLLDVDHGTYPYVTSSNTVAGQVAAGSGVGPQAGGYVLGIVKAYTTRVGEGPFPTELHDEIGARLGDRGHEFGTVTGRPRRCGWFDAALVRQSIRVGGVQGIVLTKLDVLDGIETLKICTGYTLDGRSFDYLPAGLRDQARLVPVYEEIEGWTDSTEGARSWKDLPGAAVKYVRRIEELVGAPVALLSTSPQRDDIIMMRDPFLD, encoded by the coding sequence ATGGGCAACGTCACCGTCATCGGCGGCCAGTGGGGCGACGAGGGCAAGGGCAAGGTCATCGACTGGCTGGCCGACCGGGCCGACGTCGTGGTCCGCTTCCAGGGCGGCAACAACGCCGGCCACACCATCGTGGTGGGCGACAGGACCTACAAGCTGTCCCTGCTGCCCTCGGGCGTCGTCCAGGGCAAGCTCAGCATCATCGGCAACGGCGTCGTGGTGGATCCCTGGTCCCTGATGGACGAGATCGGCCGCGCCCGGGCCCAGGGCCTCACCATCACCCCGGACGTCCTGGTCGTGGCCGACAACGCCACGGTCATCCTGCCCCTGCACCGCGACCTCGACCAGGCCCGCGAGGCCCGGGCCGGCGCGGGCAGGATCGGCACCACCGGCCGGGGCATCGGCCCGGCCTACGAGGACAAGGTCGGGCGCCGGGCCATCCGCTTCGCCGACCTCGCCGACCGCGAGGCCCTGGAGACCAAGATCGAGCGCCTGCTGGCCCACCACGGCGCCCTGCGCGCGGGCCTCGGCCTGACCCCCGTCACCCCCGCTGATATCCTTGCCCAGCTGGCCGAGATCACCCCCCAGGTCGCCCCCTTTGTGAAACCGGCCTGGCGCATCCTCGGCGACCAGATCCGCGCCGGCCGCAGGGTCCTGTTCGAGGGCGCCCAGGCCACCCTGCTGGACGTCGACCACGGCACCTATCCCTACGTGACCAGCTCCAACACCGTGGCGGGGCAGGTGGCGGCGGGCTCCGGCGTCGGGCCCCAGGCCGGGGGCTATGTCCTGGGCATCGTCAAGGCCTACACCACCCGGGTGGGCGAGGGCCCCTTCCCCACCGAACTGCATGACGAGATCGGCGCCCGGCTGGGCGACCGCGGGCACGAGTTCGGCACGGTCACCGGCCGGCCCCGCCGCTGCGGCTGGTTCGACGCGGCCCTGGTCCGCCAGTCCATCCGCGTCGGCGGGGTCCAGGGCATCGTCCTGACCAAGCTGGACGTGCTGGACGGGATCGAGACCCTGAAGATCTGCACCGGCTACACCCTCGACGGCCGGTCCTTCGACTACCTACCCGCCGGCCTGCGCGACCAGGCCCGCCTGGTCCCGGTCTACGAGGAGATCGAGGGCTGGACCGACAGCACCGAGGGCGCCCGCTCCTGGAAGGACCTGCCCGGCGCGGCGGTGAAGTACGTGCGCCGGATCGAGGAGCTGGTCGGCGCCCCCGTGGCCCTCTTGTCCACCAGTCCCCAGCGGGACGACATCATCATGATGCGGGACCCGTTCCTGGACTGA
- a CDS encoding threonine ammonia-lyase, with amino-acid sequence MSAVAFADIEAAAERLSGQAVVTPLIESPALNDRLGLRVLIKPETLQRVGAFKFRGAFNRLSQVAPADRPRGVVAFSSGNHAQGVALAARLLDMPAVIVMPADAPAVKVEATRGYGAEVVFYDRMTESREAIAARLAGERGAVIVPAYDDRDIIAGQGTAGLELARQAQALGAELDLVVGPVGGGGLMAGVALAVQTLSPQTRIVGVEPELYDDARRSLASGRRESAAPTVRTLCDSLETPSTGELTFPILQARLSGIATVSDAEVAQAVRLAFSILKLVVEPGGAVGLAALLAGKVPEAGAGACVGLVLSGGNVDPALFARILQGEF; translated from the coding sequence GTGAGCGCCGTCGCCTTCGCCGACATCGAGGCGGCGGCCGAGCGCCTTTCGGGACAGGCGGTCGTCACGCCCCTCATCGAGAGCCCGGCCCTGAACGACCGGCTGGGCCTGAGGGTGCTGATCAAGCCCGAGACCCTTCAGAGGGTCGGCGCCTTCAAGTTCCGCGGGGCCTTCAACCGGCTGTCGCAGGTGGCGCCGGCGGACCGGCCGCGCGGGGTGGTGGCCTTTTCCTCGGGCAACCATGCCCAGGGCGTGGCCCTGGCGGCGCGCCTGCTGGACATGCCGGCGGTGATCGTCATGCCCGCCGACGCCCCGGCGGTGAAGGTGGAGGCCACGCGGGGCTACGGCGCCGAGGTGGTCTTCTACGACCGGATGACCGAGAGCCGCGAGGCGATCGCGGCACGGCTGGCGGGAGAGAGGGGGGCGGTCATCGTGCCGGCCTACGATGACCGCGACATCATTGCGGGGCAGGGCACGGCGGGGCTGGAGCTGGCCCGGCAGGCGCAGGCCCTGGGGGCGGAGCTGGACCTGGTCGTCGGCCCGGTGGGGGGCGGCGGCCTGATGGCGGGAGTGGCCCTGGCGGTCCAGACCCTGTCGCCGCAGACCCGGATCGTGGGGGTGGAGCCCGAGCTCTACGACGACGCCCGCCGGTCCCTGGCCAGCGGCCGGCGCGAAAGCGCGGCGCCCACCGTGCGGACCCTCTGCGACTCCCTGGAGACCCCGTCGACGGGCGAGCTGACCTTTCCCATCCTGCAGGCGAGGCTGTCGGGGATCGCGACGGTCAGCGACGCCGAGGTGGCCCAGGCCGTGCGGCTGGCCTTCTCCATCCTCAAGCTGGTGGTGGAGCCGGGCGGAGCGGTAGGGCTCGCCGCCCTGCTGGCCGGCAAGGTCCCCGAAGCGGGGGCCGGCGCCTGCGTGGGCCTGGTCCTGTCCGGGGGGAATGTGGACCCCGCCCTCTTCGCCCGCATCCTGCAGGGCGAATTCTGA